A stretch of DNA from Nitrospirota bacterium:
GAAATTCTGGCGAACAAGAAAGTAATTACAGCGTCTCTTTCGAAGAAGATGAAACAGATGGTCGGGTTCAGGAATATCGTTGTCCATGAATACGAGAAAGTAGACCTGGATATAGTCTATACGGTGTGGAAAAAACATCTTTCCGACATCGAGAAGTTCTGCAAAGCGGTTATTCTGAAATATAATCTTTAGCCGGCCCGCCCCGCTTTACCCGCAAACGGGGCAATAAAAGATTTACGCCGGCGCCGCCCTGAAGTTTTTCTCTCTTCGTATCAGGTCGTTCGGCCGCACGCCGGGAGGAACGTTCATGAAAATGGTATCCTCATTCCGTGCAGAGGCAATACTCATGCCTTCCACATCGCGCATCGCTTCAACAGTAAAGCGCTGCTCTTCAACGCCGGACGAGAGGTACTCGATTACATCTCCGAGGTCGAGTCTGTTTCGCAATCCGATCCTTGCACGATCACCGTTGACCTCGAGGACCACGCCGACGAGCTCGTGGCTCGTGCGGTAGCTCTCGCCGTCGAAGTTGTAATCGTTGTCGGGCTGCCTGCCGAAGAACATGCCCGCCGTATATCCCCTGCTGCTGAACATCGAGAGCTCCCTGAGCCAGCGGGGATCGACGCGGTATTCGCCTCCGCGGGCCACTGCGTCGACCGCCTCGCGGTAAGTCTTCACCACCCCGGCGACATAATTGATCCCCTTCATCCTTCCTTCGATCTTGAAGCTGTCGATGCCGGCAGCGGCGAGGAGCGGCAGGTGCCCGACCATGCAGAGGTCCTTCGAGCTCATGATATAGGTGCCCCGGTCGTCCTCGAAGACCGGGAAGTACTCTCCCGGACGCTTCTCTTCCATGAGCGCATAGCTCCACCGGCAGGAATTGGTGCACTCCCCCGTGTTGGCGCTCCGGGAGGCGAGAAAGCTGCTGATATAGCAGCGGCCCGAGTAGGAGAGGCAGAGCGACCCGTGGACGAAGACCTCGAGCTCGATGCCGACCGCATCGCGGATCTCCTTTATTTCGCCGATCGACAGCTCCCGTGCAAGGATGAGCCGCTTCGCGCCCAGCTCTTCCCAGAACCGCGCCGATTCCGTATTGGTGATATTCGCCTGCGTGCTGACGTGGATATCGATTTCCGGGGCCCTCTTCCTGAAGAGGGAGAAGACGCCGGGGTCCGAGAGGATGACCGCATCGGGTCTGATCTCCCTGAGGACCCGTATATGCTCCCCGATCTCACCCAGATCCCTGTTGTGAGGGAAGATATTCACGGTCGCATAGACCCTCGCTCCCCGGGCGCGGGCATAGGAGACCGCTGCCGCAAGCTCTTCGGGCTGGAAGTTCCGCGCCTTGCCCCTGAGGCTGAAGCGCGAATCGCCGAGGTAGACCGCATCGGCCCCGTAATGGAGCGCGGTCACCAGCTTCTCGAAGTCGCCCGCAGGGGCGAGCAGCTCAGGCTTTCTCATGCAGCATCCTCGTACGGCATTCCTCTATCGCCTCGCGTGCGAGCCGGTCGCAGCGCTCGTTCTCCGGGTGCCCGTCATGCCCCTTGATCCAGTGCCACGTCGCTTCGTGAGGCTCCGCCGCCCTGATCAGCCGTTCCCAGAGGTCGCGGTTGAGCACCTCTTTTTTCTGGGAGTTCCTCCAGTTGTTCCGGAGCCAGCCCGAGAGCCACTCGCTCATGCCCTTCACCACATAGTTCGAATCCGTGGTGACCCTGACCCTGCAGGGACGCTTGAGCGCCTCGAGCGCGGCGATGACGCCGAGCAGCTCCATGCGGTTATTGGTGGTCAACGGCTCGCACCCCGACAGCTCGCGCTCCTTTTCCCCTGACCTGAGGATCGCCCCGAAGCCGCCGACGCCCGGATTGCCGCTGCACGCGCCGTCCGCAAAGATCTCGACGAGCGGCTTACCGCCCTGTTTATCGCGATGGGTATCGTGCGCCATAAGACCTTTATATTACCGTTTTTCATACTCCCGGTGCCAGCCGGTATCCGCTCTTTTAATGGAGAGGTCTCTTTTGCTAGTATAGGTACTCACACAGCTCGATTGCCCGACCCAGGAGGAAAATTATGAAGAGGATTATCGCGATTGTTCTATTGCTCTTTACCATAGGCGCGTGCCAGCAGCAGCAGGAGCCGAAAGGCCAGCTGCCCCATGCAGGGGCGCCGCTGCAGATGCCGCAGCAGAATGCCCAGGAGATAGCACTGCTGCAGGATGCGGTAAGGAAGGACCCCGGTAATGTCACTGCATGGATACAGCTCGGCAATATCATGATGGACACCTCGCGTTTCAGCGAAGCTGTCGATGCCTACCAGAAGGCGCTCGCCATAGACCCCAGGAACGTAGACGTGCGCGTCGATATGGCGACCTGCTACCGGGGTATGGGCAACTCGGCCAAGGCGGTCGAGGAGTACCGGAAAGCGATCGAGATCAATCCCAAGCACCCCTATGCACACAGGAATCTCGGGGTAACGCTGCTCTTCGACCTCAAGGACAAGACAGGGGCGGCAAAAGAGTTCGAGAAGTATCTCGAGCTCTCCCCCTTCGCTCAGGATGCGTCCCAGATACGACAAACCCTGAAAGAGCTCAAGGCGGGGAATTAGACGCCAGCAAGGGGGGCCGGGGATCATGGAAGCATATTTTAACATTCACCAGCTCGCAAAGTACCTGAAGCTTACCGAGCAGGCGATCAACCGCCTCGTTGCGGCAAACAAGATACCTTCCGTCACGACCCCGGCCGGGGTCGTCATTTTCAAGAAGAGCGACATCGACCAATGGATCGAGGAGCACAGGAAAAAGGCGCAGGAGATTCTCGAGAATAACGAGATCATCTGAAAAAGACAAGTGAGAAGGAGGAACTGAGAAGGAAGAAGTAAATTGCGGTAATCATTAGTTTCGTTGATGAAAACTACAAGCGCCCTTCATGGCTTCACCAGGAAATTGAGAGGTCAGGTGTCTATTCCCAGAGGTTGTATAACCTGAATACTCCGCAGGCTCGGAGAACTAAAGCTGCCGCTGATTATCGAAGGGCACGAATTCAATGCAGCAGAAAAATTCTGTTGAGGCCTGAAGATAAATGTGCTATGTAATTATGTAAGGGCCACATTCCGATTCCATCTAAAGAACATTGCGGATACGGAAGGGGGAGTTAACAATGAAGAGGAGCTGCGGCAGAGGCGGATTCTGCGTGCATGTCTTACTGATTGCTTCGCTGGTGCTGGTGCTGCTGGGTCATCAGAGGGCGTTTGCCGCTGAGCAGAAGGAGGTTATCTCGGTGGATTCGCTCGGGAGCATCACGAAGGATACGACGCCGAGCGGGGCCAGGATCCATCTCATAGGCAGCCTGGGCATCAGCACGGCTGACTACACACGCGGAAGATTCGACGACGTCAGGGAAGAGCTGAACGATATCGCGGTATCCGGAACACTGAAGGTCGTTTTCAGGCTTATCGAGCGAAACCAGGGCTGGCTGCGCAACCTGAACCTCACGCTCGCCACCCAGAACGCCGTGAGCGACGAGGAGCCGTTCGACAATGCGACCAGCCCGGAGATCTGGTACGAGTCCAACAACTTTGCCGCATTGACAACGCGGACCTCCAATGATCTGCTGTTCGGACTGACCTACACCGCCTTTACCAGCCCCAATGACGTTTCCGATACTGCGGAGGAGGTTGCCGCGGCAGTGATGTACACCGGGAAGAACTTCATAGGCAGCCTTTCACCGCAAGCCAAGATAGTCTTTCCCGCAGATGAGGGCGACGGCTATTTTGCAGGGGTGTCTATTACTCCCAGCTTCAACCCGATACAGGGCAGCGGTCTTACCCTCAAGGTGCCGATCGAGGCGGGCCTGGGATTCGATAAGTACTATACTCCCGATGATGACGATGTCCTAGCGTTCGGAAGCGCAGGGCTCGCTGCAGCGCTCCCCCTGGAATTCATCCCGAAGGAGTACGGCAACTGGAACTTCAGCGCCGGGATCCATCTGATTGTCCGTGACAAAGCCATAGCCGATGCCGGAAGGCCCCTCGATGATGCAGACAACACGATCGTCTACGGCACCGCGGGGTTCAGCTTCGTCTACTGAGGACCGGGCGCGCACTTCTTCCGCAGTGGTTCCGGGTGCGGCAGGCCGGAGCTGCCTCCCCTTAGTCTGCCGATTCGAAAAAGCGCAGCGCCGCAGGGATAAGCCCGCCTATAGCCAATGCAACAAGCCCGGCCCGCCAGAGCCACGGCGCCTCACCGGTCGCCCCGAAGCTGATGAGCGGAAAGGAGACGAGCATCAGGACCAGTGCGATACCTTGTATAAGCATTCGCGCTACCTCACAAACGTCACGTTATTTATCAGAACAGTGACAATACCGGTCAATACCGCGGCAACGGCTGCCCAGGGGAGCGTCATCTTCAGGATCTCGCCGAGCTTGCCGGTCTGCTGCGTCGTGCTCGTCCCCAGAATGATATTGGCGGGCGCTATCGCGTTGCCGATCGCGCCGCCCGTGGACTGGGCTGCGATGAGCGTTGTCTGGGAGAGCGCCTGCTCCGTCTGTGCCACGGTATCGTGAAGAGGCGAGAAGAGGATGTTCGAGGCGGTGTTGCTCGATGTGATGAAGGCCCCCACAATCCCGATCCAGTTCGCAAAGAACGCGTATACCAGGGGAGGAGATACCGCCGAGATGCCGAACGCCAGCACATTCGTCTGTCCCGAATCGTCCATTGTCTTGCTCAGCACCAGGAACGAGGTGACCGCGATCGAGGCGGGGATCGCATTGCCGGTCAGTCCGCTCCAGATGCCCTCCTTCTCTCCGCCGGCTTTCCGGTAATAGCCTTTAGCACGGTATACTGCCCAGCCTATAAGCGACGCGAGCAGGAGGTACGTGCCGGGATGGGTGAAAAGACTGAACGGTGAATAGGGTCGGGTCGCCTCTGTGGTGAGCCCGTATCCGGTCGTCGTCTCCGGGAAAGGCAAGCCGATCTCGAACCGGCCCAGAATGCTTTCGACCTGGGGGATGCCGGACCCTATTACAATTGATACCGCCAGAACGATATAGGGCAATACGGACATCCAGAGCCCCATGACAGGCTCTCTCTCTTCCGTCTCATTCTTTCCCTTCCGCTCCTGCATGACGTCGCTCTCGATGTCTTGAGGCTCACTGTACCTCTCCCAGCGCGAAAGAGGATAGAGCGCACCCAATGCGACGGTTGCGGGGATGAAGGTCGAAACGACCGGATTCCAGAGCACCAGCGCGAGCTGTCCCCCGCCGTGGATGAGAGAGATGATGAGGACGAGGGGCCATGCATGCCGGACCCCGCTCATCCTGCCGAAGAGCCACGCAATGGTAAAGCCCGCCAGGAGGTCGGGGATCCAGAGCAGGAGCGCCGCTTGAAATGCGGTCCCGGTCACATTCTCAAGCTCCACCACCTTGATGGTCGCGAGCCAGCCGACCGCGAGGGTCCCGAACATGTTCGCCCAGGCGTGGCCGATCAGCGCAATGGCTACGGCATAAAGCGGCCTCACTCCTATTGCGACGAGTAGGGGCGCGGCAACCGCTATCGGAACGCCGAATCCCGCAATCCCCTGGAGAAAGGAGACGAAGACCCAGCCGAAGGCGAGCACCAGAAAGAGCCTGTTCCGGCTGAAATGGCGTATGCCCAGCCTGAGCGCTTCGAAGGCCCCGGCACGGTCAGCTACTTTATAGAGGAGAAGGGCCGGCCAGATAACGTAGAGAATGAAGATCGCGTCCCAGACGCCCTTTGCGCTGGCGACCGCCAGAGTTTCGAAGGGGGTGCGAAAGAAAAGAAGTGCGATCGCCCAGGCGGTGAACATGCTCACCGGGCCTGCCTGCGGCCCCTTCCACCTGCGGAAGACGAGGAGAAAGAGGAGGACGAGGATCGGAAGAAGGGCCACTATCCAGTGAAGCAGCGTTATGGGGAGTTGATTCTGCATTGCATCACCTCTCGTTGCTGCGTTCCGTAAAGGGCATGAATACTTCGCCTCGCGCTGAAGAATATCTGTGGCGGATTCTTTCGATCATTCTTTGCGGCGCCCCCGATCGCTCCAGTGCGAAGCGAGGGAAAGGATCATTGCCAGAACGATCGTCCATAAGCCGGTGTGCCACAACCATGGTGTTTCGGCCTGCAAGCCGTACACAATGAGAGCCAATGAAACCGCAAGAAGCAGGGCGGCAGCGGTAAACAGCGTCTTTTTTCTCATCCTCGCTCTCACATTAAGAAGTAGATCCCGAGCGTGAACGCCGAGACGAGCGCGCCGGTTATCAATGTCCACGGCAGCGCTCTCGCCAGCACAGCCCCTATCCTCCCCGACAGGCCCGCCACCGTGGCGCCCAGGAGGGCATCGCCGGGAGCCATCGCATTGCCCACCGCTCCTCCGGCGGACTGCGCCGCGAGGATCAGGTTGACCGAAAGCTCCTGGGCGCGCGCGGCAGTGGCTTGCAGCGGGGCGAACAGGACATTCGAGGCCGTGTTGGATGAGGTGACCAGCGACCCCAGGATGCCGATGAAGTCGCTCGCTCCCACATAGACCGCAGGAGAGGATACCTGCGCTATTCCCAGGGCCAGCACCGTCGTTTCACCCGAGTGGTCCATCACCTTGCTGATCAGCAGCAGGGCGGCGATCGCGGTGGTGGCGGGCAAGGCGTCCTCCGCCGCCTGCGAGAGCAGGGATCCGGGCGTATCCTCTTTTCCATATAAGCCTCTTCCGCGGTAAAGCAGATAGCCCGCCGCAGCCGAGAGCAGCAGCAGGGTGCCGGGATGCGTCAGCGGAGTAAAGGCGGCGTAAGCGTCGACCGCTTTCTGCTCCACTCCGAACCCGGTAGTAGCGTCCGGGAAGGGCAGGCCCACCCGGAACTGCTCGAGGAGACGGTTGACAGGCGGTATCAGCAGCGCAGTGACGGCGAGGACGGCAAGTATGGCGTAGGGAGCAAAGGCGAGCGTCAGCGACATGCCCGGTCTCTCGCGCGGTCCCCGTTTTCCTGAAGCCGCCGTTCGCTTCGCCGATGTTTCTGCTTCATGCTCTTCGTTCTCTTCGTAAAAGGCCCGCTTCCCCGACTCGGTGAAAATCAGGTGCGGCTCATCCCGGTCCTGCTGACGATAGAACCCCCAGCGATTAAGAATAAAGAGCGCCCCGAGAGCGGCGGAGGTTGCGAGGAACGTACCTATGGCAGGGATTATCGGCACCAGGAGAAACTGCAATCCGCCTTGAATCAGCGAGAGCGCTGCTATGGCGGGACCGCCGCGCTTCAGCGCCCAGGTCTTTCCGTAAAACCAGGCGATCGCAATCCCTGCCATCAGGTTGGGAACCCAGATGAGCGCCGCAGCATACCGCAGCATAACGGTGGTATCGGGAATATCGACGACGGTTTGGGTGGCCAGCCATGCGGTACCCAGCGAGCCGAACATATTGGCCCACGACGCCCCGATCATCGGCAGCAGGACGGCATACACCGGCTGTACGCCCAGCCCGATCAGCAGGGGCGTCGTTACCGCCAGGTTCGTGCCGAAGCCGGCGATGCTCTGTATGAATGAGGCAAGCACCCACGCGAAGGCCAGCACTACCAGCAGCCGGTCGGGTATGAGGCGGCGCAGGCCCCGCTGCATGGCGCCGAAGGCCCCGGCCTCGTTGGCCACATTGTAAAGAATGAGCGCGGGCCAGATGACATACAGCACGAAAATAGCGTCCCAGATACCCTTTCCTGCCGCAACCACCAGCGTGTGCAGCGGGGTGCGGTAAAGAAGCAGCGCGGCAGCTACCGCACCGGCCAGAGCGAGGGGGGCTGCGGCCGAGCTGCTCCAGCGGCGCCACACCAGCAGCGCCAGGAGAACCAGAATAGGGAGGAACGCCGCGAGCCAGGTAAGGGGCGTGACCGGCGGAGCGGCGTTCATCAGCTTTCGTCCTCCTCCCCTTCTTTATCCTGCGCAGCTTCGAGGGCTTTTGCCAGAAGGGGCACGAGAAGTCCGAAAAAAATGAGGGCAAGGGCGGTCCACAGGAGCGGAGTGTTCGTCACTTCCCTTGCGGCAGCGCTGTAGGCGAGCCATGCGCCGAACAGAATCATCAGTGCTCCTGCTCCCATCTGCCACACCCGCTGCTTGTACCATTTCATTGTGCAGGCCCTCCTGCTCCTCCCGACAAAAAGAGCACATAGAGAAGCGACACGGCTCCCGCCAGGAGCACACCGACCAGCATGTAGATGATTGTACGGCGAATTACTTCGCCGGTCTTGCCGGTCAAACCCACCGAACCGATACCGAGCAGGACATTGCTCGGCGCGATGCTGTTGCCTACCGCAGCGCCCGCAGTCTGCCCTGCAAGGATCGCCGCCTGCGCAACGCCCAGGGCGGCTGCGGTGCGTTCCTGGAGCGGGCCGAAGAGGATGTTCGACGACAGATTACTGGAGGTCATGAACGATCCGACTGCTCCGATCAGCGGCGCGACGAATGCGTACACCGTTCCGGTCGCGACACCGGCAATGCCGAGCGCCAGCTCGAGGGTCTGCCCGGAGCCTTCCATCACTTTTGCCAGGGGCACCAGGGCGAAAAGGGCAACAGCGGAAGGGATACTGGTGCGAATGGTCCTGATCAGCACCTCATCCATCCTGCCCCGATCTATTGTGCCCGCCCTGCGGAACGCCACAAAGGCAAAGATCGCAGAGAGAAGCAGAAACGTGCCAGGATGTGTCAAAGGAGAGAAGGCGCTGTATGCATCGGCAGCCTCTGTTACGACTCCCCGTCCCGTCTCGAGCTCCGGGAAGGAAAGGCCGATCTGAAAGGCGGAAAGAGCGTCTTTAACGGGAGGAATGAGCAGCACCAGGACTATCAGGGCGATCAGCACAAGATAGGGAGAGAGGGCCAGCGGGAGTGATATCTCTTTCTGCTCGGAACCGCCCTCCTCCCTCTCTTTTTTCCGGTCTTCTCCCCGCTGCTGTTGCAGCTCGCCTTTCTGCATGACCCGGCTGGTCTCGACCCCGGTGGGGTTCCGGTACCAGCGGCTCCTTCCCAGCATGATCACGACGCCCACCGCTATGGTCGCCGGAAGGAAGCCGGCCAGCTCGGGCACGAGCGGCGCGAGGATAAGCTGTCCGACACCATGGACCGCTGCTATGATCAGCACCACGGGCAGGCCCTCACGAATGCCCCTCCCTTTGCCGAAGAGCCAGGCGATGGTGAGTCCGGCCAGAAGGTTGGCCAGGAGCAGCATTACCGCGGCTATGATAGCGGTCGTAGCCGGGCTCTGCATCTCGGTTACCAGCTGCAGCCCGTTCCAGGCCACAGCCAGTGTGCCGAAAGTATTGGCCCAGGCATGGCCGATCAAAGGGATGATGACCGCCCAGACCGGGACTACGCCGACGGCGACCAGCAGCGGCGCGGTTACGGCTATGGGGGCTCCGAAGCCGGTGATGCCCTGCAGGAAGCTGGCGAAGACCCAGCCGAAGGCGAGGACATGCAGCAGGTCGTTCGGGGTGTACGCCTCGATACCGCGCCGCAATGCTTGAAACGCGCCGGCCTCTTTCGAGACCTGATAGAGGAGCAGCGCCGGGACAATCACATAGAGAATGAAGATCGCATCCCACACTCCCTTGACCGTCTGCAGGGCGATGATGCGGGGCGATGCCTGGAAGAGCGTCAGGGCCGCGATCGTGGCGATGAAGTACCCGACGGGAGCGGCAGTCGCCGCTTTCCACCGAAGCCCCACCAGCAGGATGAGTATCGCCGCCAGAGGAGCGGCGGCAACGATCCAGAGCCAAAAGGATACGTCAATGCTTTCCTTCATGACCGCCTCTCCTCCGGGAATCCTCTTCCGGCGGCTTAGTGGCCGATAGCGAGCCCTTCACCGCGGGGGTCGGCGCCGCCATGCAGCACACCCTGCTCTCTATCGATCCATATCGCCTGGGCATGTCCCATCTTCTGCGACCAGTCCTCCATCATCTGGACATCGTGGCCGCGACGCTTCAGCTCCGTAACGATGCCGTCCGGTATGCGTCCCTCCAGTTTGAGCGACCGTGAGGATTCGCCCCAGGTCCTTCCATAGAGCCAGCGCGGCGCCTCGATCGCTTCCTGGACATTGAAGCCGAAGTCCGCCATACGGGTGAGCATCGCCGTCTGGGTCTGGGGCTGGCCCTCCCCGCCCATAGTCCCGAACAGAAGCGCAGGCTTGCCGTCCTTGAGCGCCATCGCCGGGATGATAGTATGAAAGGTGCGTTTCCGCGGCGCGAGCGCATTGGGATGGTCGGGGTCGAGCTTGAAGAACGAGCCCCTGTTCTGCAGGAGTATGCCGGTGCCGGGCGGGATGAACGCTGATCCGAACTCGAAATAGACGCTCTGGATGAGCGACACGCAGAGACCGTCCTCATCCGCCGCGCACATATAAACAGTATCGCCGCCGCCGTGCCCCGCCATTGCGGGCTCGGTGGCGCCGGGTTGGATATCGCCCTCGGGCGTGGCCCGGTTCATATCGATCATGCGGCGGCGCTCCGCGGCATACTCCTTCGAGAGCAGCCGGTCGTAGGGGATGTCAAGGGTCGCAGGATCGGTTACCCAGCGGTCGCGGTCCGCAAAGGCGAGCTTCACCGCCTCGGCCATCAGGTGGTAGTAATCCGCAGTTCCCTCGCCGATCTCCTGCAGATCCATTGCCTCGATCAGGTTCAGGATCATCAGGGTGGCGACGCCCTGGGTGTTCGGCGGGAGCTCGGTGACCTCGTATCCTTTATAGTTGGTGCGCAGCGGCTCCACCCAATCGGAGGAGTGGGAAGCGAAATCATCTTCGGTCAGGAGTCCGCCCGCCTGTTTGAGCCCGTTTACTATCTTTTCCGCCAGTTCTCCCCGGTAAAAGACATCCGAGCCTTTCTCGGCGACAAGGGAAAGACTGCTCGCCAAGTCCGGCTGACGCAGGATGGCGCCTGCCCTCGGTGCCCGCCCGCCCGGCAGAAGGATAGAGGATGCGGTCTCGAACCCCTGCAGCATGTCAGAATACTGTTCGATGTAGTCGCGGAACTTCTGCGAGATAGGGAATCCCCGTGCATGCTGAATAGCCGGTCGAAACAGCTCTTTCCACTCCAGTTTGCCGTACCGCTGATGAAGCTGCTTCCAGGCATCAACCGCACCGGGAACGGTATTGGCGGCGAGCGGGCCCCTCGGGTGAATTTTATCCCACCCCTTGGAACGATACGCATCGATCGTGACCCGTTCACCGGAGCGGCCGGACCCGTTCAATGCCTCTACCTTCGACGTCTTCGGGTCCCATACCTGGGCAAACAGATCGCCGCCGAGGCCTGCCATATGGTTGTAAACTACTGCAAGCGTCGCATTGGCGGCGATGAGCGCGTCAACAGCGGAACCTCCCCTGTCGAGCATTGAAAATCCTGCCGCGCTGGCGAGATAGTGAGAAGTGCTCACCATGGCCCTGGTTCCCATAGTAACGGGACGTCCTGTAGATTGCCGGTACTGCTGAGATGCTACGCTCATAAGCGCCTCCTCTTAATGGTTATGATATTTCAGCTCAGTCTAAAGCGCTTGAGAGAGAGGTGAGGGCAGGTCTTGTATGACCTCAATGCGGTTGTCTTATCCTACTTAAAAGTTTAGGGTATAAGGTGAGTACATTCAAGGAGACGTTCTTGTTAACGGGGGGCATCGACCTCGGGGAGCGCCGGGGCCGCCCCACCATGACCGCCTCCGGCGCCCGGCGCTGCGGGTGAGAGCATCTCTTACTTCTTACTTCTTACTTCCTACTTGTCTTTTTACCGGGGCAGAATAAAATAGAAGTTGTTCCCGTACTGCGTCGGCTCGTATCCCACGATGCCGCCGTGTATCTCGACCGCGTTCCTGATGAACGCCAGACCGTGGCCGGTGCCGGGCCGGTCCTTGGCGTTCGAGCCCCGGTAGCCCTCCTCGAAGATGATCTGGCGCTCATCGGGATTTATGTGGGGCCCGGTGCTGAAGACATTGTACTTCACGCCGTCCTTTCCCGGGCCGAAATAGTCCGGGACCACCTCGCGGCCGTAGGAGATGTATTTCTTTCTCCCGCCGCTCTCGTCCACGACCTCCCTGGTGTACTTCAGCGCATTCGAGAAGAGATTTGCATAGACCTGGGCGATGAGCCCCACGTCGACGACGCTGATCACCTCTTCATCGGGAATACCGCTCACCGCGTCGTTGATCGCGATGCCCATGTCCCTGAACTGGTCGATATACCGCTCGAGCTGGGGTTGGATCACCTCCCGCTTCATGTTGCACGGCTTGGTGCGCAGGGTGAGACGCCCCTGGTCGAAGTGGCTTCTGCGCAGGAGCGTCTCGAGGAAGAGGCTCATGTTCCGGTAGTGCTTCTCGATGTTTTCGAACTCTTCGGTCAATCCCTGGTTCACCTCGACGAGCTCCGCAAAGATGCGCTCGATGCAGGTCTCGTCCCCGCCCTCGGCGCAGCGGCAGAGGAGCTTCTCTATCTCGATGTTCTTTTCGATCTTTCCTTTCAGCCGCCGCAGGAAGAGCTTGTAGACCATATTGGGGACGATGATGTTGTGCTCGATGTCGGCGACGAGGGAGCGTATGAAGCGGAGGTGCTCGACGTTCTTCTCGGCGAGGTAACGGTTGTGGAGATTGAAGCCGATGCGGTTCGCATACTTCTCGAAGAAGAGCTCGAGGTGGAGGTCCTTCTCCCTGATCGGGAAGACCTCGAGCAGGCCCAACACTTCGTTCGAGGTCTCGAAGGGAAGCTGGTCGATCAATGGCCGCTTGCCCCTGATCGTGAGCACGAGGCTCCTGTCTTCGGTGTAATAAGGATGCTCGTCGGGATG
This window harbors:
- a CDS encoding tetratricopeptide repeat protein, with product MKRIIAIVLLLFTIGACQQQQEPKGQLPHAGAPLQMPQQNAQEIALLQDAVRKDPGNVTAWIQLGNIMMDTSRFSEAVDAYQKALAIDPRNVDVRVDMATCYRGMGNSAKAVEEYRKAIEINPKHPYAHRNLGVTLLFDLKDKTGAAKEFEKYLELSPFAQDASQIRQTLKELKAGN
- a CDS encoding L-lactate permease — encoded protein: MNAAPPVTPLTWLAAFLPILVLLALLVWRRWSSSAAAPLALAGAVAAALLLYRTPLHTLVVAAGKGIWDAIFVLYVIWPALILYNVANEAGAFGAMQRGLRRLIPDRLLVVLAFAWVLASFIQSIAGFGTNLAVTTPLLIGLGVQPVYAVLLPMIGASWANMFGSLGTAWLATQTVVDIPDTTVMLRYAAALIWVPNLMAGIAIAWFYGKTWALKRGGPAIAALSLIQGGLQFLLVPIIPAIGTFLATSAALGALFILNRWGFYRQQDRDEPHLIFTESGKRAFYEENEEHEAETSAKRTAASGKRGPRERPGMSLTLAFAPYAILAVLAVTALLIPPVNRLLEQFRVGLPFPDATTGFGVEQKAVDAYAAFTPLTHPGTLLLLSAAAGYLLYRGRGLYGKEDTPGSLLSQAAEDALPATTAIAALLLISKVMDHSGETTVLALGIAQVSSPAVYVGASDFIGILGSLVTSSNTASNVLFAPLQATAARAQELSVNLILAAQSAGGAVGNAMAPGDALLGATVAGLSGRIGAVLARALPWTLITGALVSAFTLGIYFLM
- a CDS encoding L-lactate permease — encoded protein: MKESIDVSFWLWIVAAAPLAAILILLVGLRWKAATAAPVGYFIATIAALTLFQASPRIIALQTVKGVWDAIFILYVIVPALLLYQVSKEAGAFQALRRGIEAYTPNDLLHVLAFGWVFASFLQGITGFGAPIAVTAPLLVAVGVVPVWAVIIPLIGHAWANTFGTLAVAWNGLQLVTEMQSPATTAIIAAVMLLLANLLAGLTIAWLFGKGRGIREGLPVVLIIAAVHGVGQLILAPLVPELAGFLPATIAVGVVIMLGRSRWYRNPTGVETSRVMQKGELQQQRGEDRKKEREEGGSEQKEISLPLALSPYLVLIALIVLVLLIPPVKDALSAFQIGLSFPELETGRGVVTEAADAYSAFSPLTHPGTFLLLSAIFAFVAFRRAGTIDRGRMDEVLIRTIRTSIPSAVALFALVPLAKVMEGSGQTLELALGIAGVATGTVYAFVAPLIGAVGSFMTSSNLSSNILFGPLQERTAAALGVAQAAILAGQTAGAAVGNSIAPSNVLLGIGSVGLTGKTGEVIRRTIIYMLVGVLLAGAVSLLYVLFLSGGAGGPAQ
- the rnhA gene encoding ribonuclease HI, which gives rise to MAHDTHRDKQGGKPLVEIFADGACSGNPGVGGFGAILRSGEKERELSGCEPLTTNNRMELLGVIAALEALKRPCRVRVTTDSNYVVKGMSEWLSGWLRNNWRNSQKKEVLNRDLWERLIRAAEPHEATWHWIKGHDGHPENERCDRLAREAIEECRTRMLHEKA
- a CDS encoding helix-turn-helix domain-containing protein, with translation MEAYFNIHQLAKYLKLTEQAINRLVAANKIPSVTTPAGVVIFKKSDIDQWIEEHRKKAQEILENNEII
- a CDS encoding U32 family peptidase; protein product: MRKPELLAPAGDFEKLVTALHYGADAVYLGDSRFSLRGKARNFQPEELAAAVSYARARGARVYATVNIFPHNRDLGEIGEHIRVLREIRPDAVILSDPGVFSLFRKRAPEIDIHVSTQANITNTESARFWEELGAKRLILARELSIGEIKEIRDAVGIELEVFVHGSLCLSYSGRCYISSFLASRSANTGECTNSCRWSYALMEEKRPGEYFPVFEDDRGTYIMSSKDLCMVGHLPLLAAAGIDSFKIEGRMKGINYVAGVVKTYREAVDAVARGGEYRVDPRWLRELSMFSSRGYTAGMFFGRQPDNDYNFDGESYRTSHELVGVVLEVNGDRARIGLRNRLDLGDVIEYLSSGVEEQRFTVEAMRDVEGMSIASARNEDTIFMNVPPGVRPNDLIRREKNFRAAPA
- a CDS encoding L-lactate permease — translated: MQNQLPITLLHWIVALLPILVLLFLLVFRRWKGPQAGPVSMFTAWAIALLFFRTPFETLAVASAKGVWDAIFILYVIWPALLLYKVADRAGAFEALRLGIRHFSRNRLFLVLAFGWVFVSFLQGIAGFGVPIAVAAPLLVAIGVRPLYAVAIALIGHAWANMFGTLAVGWLATIKVVELENVTGTAFQAALLLWIPDLLAGFTIAWLFGRMSGVRHAWPLVLIISLIHGGGQLALVLWNPVVSTFIPATVALGALYPLSRWERYSEPQDIESDVMQERKGKNETEEREPVMGLWMSVLPYIVLAVSIVIGSGIPQVESILGRFEIGLPFPETTTGYGLTTEATRPYSPFSLFTHPGTYLLLASLIGWAVYRAKGYYRKAGGEKEGIWSGLTGNAIPASIAVTSFLVLSKTMDDSGQTNVLAFGISAVSPPLVYAFFANWIGIVGAFITSSNTASNILFSPLHDTVAQTEQALSQTTLIAAQSTGGAIGNAIAPANIILGTSTTQQTGKLGEILKMTLPWAAVAAVLTGIVTVLINNVTFVR